The genomic region ATCAGCTGGTCTCTAGGATGGTTGTCGCCTCGGCAGGCGGTCGTGCTCGTAACCGCTCCCGCCGAGACGTCAACGCAATCGCACCGTGCGGCGCCGGCTCAGCTAATCGCAACCAACGCCAAGCAGAAGCCGACGATCAGGCCCATTCCTTGTTGGCGGGAACGTCCCAGCCAAACACCGGCGCCGCTCCAGCGCCGCCTTTTTCCGTCTGGGTCTTGTACGTCATCTTGACCTTGGCGAAATTCAGACTCACGTTTTCAGTGAGGCGATCTTCGCCGTGCGATCCGCCCGTCGATACACTCGTGACCAGAATGTGCTTCATCTCGATCTTGAGATACTCCAGCGGATTTTCACCCGCCTTGCGCACCGTGAGGATCGCCGTATCAATGTGCTTGCCGTTCGCACAGACTTTGAAAAGCTCCGGCGTGGCCTTGTCGACGAAGTGCGTGAAATGCAGGTCCTGGATGCTGACCTTGCCGGCACCGCCGCCCGAACCGCTGTGGAAAGTGCCTGACTGGCTCTCGCCGAACGACCAGCTCAAAATATCGATTTCGTCCTTGTGCTTGTCGTCCAGCGACTCGCCCTTAATCGGATCGAGTTTCAGGAAAATGTCGACAGCCATAGCATAGTCCTTTCAAATTTCTGCATGTTACGGTTGCGATGCTGCGGCGTCAGGAGCCGGGGCCGGGAAGGCGCGAAACCAGACTGAGGCCGACGTCCATCGCCTCCAACTGAAAGTGTGGACGAAGAAAGAAGCGCGCGTTGTAATATCCCGGGTTCTCCTCGTTTGCTATGACCTCTACCTTCGCAGCGGCCAGCGGCTTGCGCGCCTTCTGAGCTTCTGACGACAGGGCTGGATTGGCATCAACGTACTCGTTGATCCAGGTCTGCAGCCAGACCGTCAGCTCATCCTTCTCCTTCATGGATCCGATCTTGTCGCGAACCATGCACTTCAGATAGTGCGCAAAGCGAGACACAGCGAACATGTAGGGCAGTCGTGACGACAGGTTATCAGAGGCGGTGGCATCCACGCCTTTCTCGCCGAAATACTTCTTCGGCTTGTAGAGCGACTGAGCGCCGATGAACGCCGCCTTGTCGGTGTTCTTGCGATGGATCAGCGGGATGAGGCCCGCCTTCGCAAGTTCGTGCTCACGGCGATCGCTGATTGCGATCTCGGTCGGGCATTTCAGGTCGACGCCGCCGTCATCGGTCGGGAACGTGTGCGTCGGCAGGTTGATAACTTCACCGCCGGACTGCACACCGCGGATGCGCGTGCACCAGCCAAACTCCT from Bradyrhizobium lupini harbors:
- a CDS encoding type VI secretion system tube protein Hcp, yielding MAVDIFLKLDPIKGESLDDKHKDEIDILSWSFGESQSGTFHSGSGGGAGKVSIQDLHFTHFVDKATPELFKVCANGKHIDTAILTVRKAGENPLEYLKIEMKHILVTSVSTGGSHGEDRLTENVSLNFAKVKMTYKTQTEKGGAGAAPVFGWDVPANKEWA